TTCGTCGAGGAGCTCGAGCAGTGGTCCCGTCAGATCACCACGACGGACTGTCAGGCGGCTTTCGATCGCTGCGGCGTCCCCTGCTCGCGCTATCGCACCGTGGAAGAAGCCATGAAGGATCCGCAGCTCGCGCATCGCCAGGCGTTCGGCGACGTGCGAGACGCGGGCGGCACGTTCCGCGTGTTGAACCCGCCGTTCCGCTTCTCGGACGCGCCCGCCGGGGTGCAACCCTACGTGTCGGCGCTCGGTGAGCACGGCGAGCGGATCCTGGCCGAGGCCGGCTACTCGGCGGACGAGATCGAAGCGCTCAGGAAGGGCGGAACGCTCGGGTGATAGGATCGAGCGATGAGTGACGCCAAACCTTCGCATTTCATCCGCGACGCCGTCGTCGAGGACCTGCGGGCCGGACGATTCTCAGGAGTGGTCACGCGATTCCCGCCCGAGCCGAACGGCTATCTCCACATCGGCCACGCGAAAGCGATCTCGATCGACTTCGGGATGGCGCAGGAATTCGGCGGACGCTGTCACCTGCGCTTCGACGACACCAACCCCACGAAAGAGAGCCAGGAGTACGTCGACGCGATCATGCGCGACATCCACTGGCTCGGGTTCGAGTGGGGCGAGCACCTCTACCACGCGTCCGACTACTTCGAGCAGCTCTACGACTGGGCCGTGCAGTTGATCCGCGCCGGCAAGGCGTACGTCGACGACCTCTCGGCCGACGAGATCCGCGAGCACCGCGGCACCCTGACGGAGCCCGGACGCGACAGCCCGTACCGCACCCGCTCGGTGGAGGAGAACCTCGACCTCTTCGCGCGCATGCGCGCCGGCGAGTTCGAGGACGGGACGAAGACGCTCCGCGCGAAGATCGACATGGCGGCGCCCAACATCAACCTGCGCGACCCCGTCATGTACCGGATCCGCCACGCGACGCACCAGCGCACCGGCGATCGGTGGTGCCTCTACCCGATGTACGACTGGGCCCATGGCCAGTCCGACTCGATCGAGGGCGTGACGCACTCGCTCTGCACGCTCGAGTACGAGGACCATCGCCCGCTCTACGACTGGTACCTCGACGCGCTCGGGATCTATCACC
The genomic region above belongs to Candidatus Methylomirabilota bacterium and contains:
- a CDS encoding CoA transferase; this translates as FVEELEQWSRQITTTDCQAAFDRCGVPCSRYRTVEEAMKDPQLAHRQAFGDVRDAGGTFRVLNPPFRFSDAPAGVQPYVSALGEHGERILAEAGYSADEIEALRKGGTLG